TTACTCCTCATGATCGATGCAGCAAAACGTGCCAGTGCTTATAAGATCATTGCCGTGATACCTTATTATGGGTTCGCGAGACAAGACCGTAAGGATAAACCAAGGGTCGCTATTGGATCCAAACTTATAGCAACTCTGTTGGAAGCAGCCGGAGCGGACAGGGTGATAACCATGGATCTCCACGCCGCTCAAATTCAGGCGTTTTTTGATGTACCGGTTGACCACCTGGACAGCTCTGCTATTTTCATTCCATATATCGAGCAATTGAAATTGCAAAACCTCACATTTGCTGCACCGGATGTAGGAAGTACCAACCGTGTAAGAGAAATAGCCAGTTATTTCAATGCAGAAATGGTGATTTGCGATAAGCATCGTAAACGTGCCAATGAAATTGCCAGCATGGTAGTGATTGGTGATGTAACGGACAGAGACATCGTATTGGTAGATGATATCTGTGATACTGGTGGAACACTGGCAAAAGCAGCCGGACTCTTAAAAGAAAAGGGTGCCAGAAGCGTAAGAGCACTGATCACACACCCCGTTCTGAGTGGGAAGGCGTATGAAAATATTGAGGAGAGTGTATTGGAGGAACTTGTGGTTTGTGATACCATCCCTTTAAAAAAGGAGTCTCCAAAAATTAAAGTGATTTCTGTAGCCGATCTTTTCGCAATTGCCATCCGCAATGCTTACGAGAATAAAAGTATCACCAGCTTGTTC
Above is a genomic segment from Sediminibacterium sp. KACHI17 containing:
- a CDS encoding ribose-phosphate pyrophosphokinase, with translation MNPSVKIFSGTGSQVLAEKIAHQFGAPVGKINIQKFSDGEFQPIFLESIRGDYVFLVQSTYAPTDNLMELLLMIDAAKRASAYKIIAVIPYYGFARQDRKDKPRVAIGSKLIATLLEAAGADRVITMDLHAAQIQAFFDVPVDHLDSSAIFIPYIEQLKLQNLTFAAPDVGSTNRVREIASYFNAEMVICDKHRKRANEIASMVVIGDVTDRDIVLVDDICDTGGTLAKAAGLLKEKGARSVRALITHPVLSGKAYENIEESVLEELVVCDTIPLKKESPKIKVISVADLFAIAIRNAYENKSITSLFIHSQLKGRG